A genomic window from Salvia hispanica cultivar TCC Black 2014 chromosome 5, UniMelb_Shisp_WGS_1.0, whole genome shotgun sequence includes:
- the LOC125186649 gene encoding mavicyanin-like, with amino-acid sequence MAPMSLSFPLSVVVISMVVVVCMHKVECVELNVGGDDGWVTPSSKNQLLYNDWASKNRFNVNDTLKFVYKKDSVMVVTEEEYEKCRSSHPFFFANNGDTAFALERPGLYYFMSGVSTHCQRGLKMIVKVLEPDSPPPPPMESAAAALLPAALLLGLFMSLLF; translated from the exons ATGGCTCCGATGAGTTTATCATTCCCTTTGAGCGTTGTGGTGATCTcaatggtggtggtggtgtgCATGCACAAAGTTGAGTGTGTGGAGTTGAATGTTGGAGGAGATGATGGATGGGTCACTCCTTCATCCAAGAATCAACTCTTGTACAATGATTGGGCTTCCAAAAATAGGTTCAACGTCAACGACACCCTAA AGTTTGTTTACAAGAAGGACTCGGTGATGGTGGTGACAGAGGAGGAATATGAGAAATGCCGGTCGTCGCACCCCTTCTTCTTCGCCAACAACGGTGACACTGCTTTCGCTCTAGAGCGGCCTGGCCTGTACTATTTCATGAGCGGCGTCTCGACCCACTGCCAGAGGGGTCTCAAGATGATAGTCAAGGTCTTGGAGCCGGACtctccgccgcctccgcctATGGAaagcgccgccgccgccctccTTCCTGCGGCTTTGCTTCTTGGACTTTTCATGTCTTTGTTGTTTTAG
- the LOC125188634 gene encoding probable LRR receptor-like serine/threonine-protein kinase At1g56140 isoform X1, which yields MAAVRWRVALLLAVFAATQLVDIHAQTTTTNATTDPSEASGLNRMFARWGISATDGWNISGEVCSGVATNATDVETNNINPSIKCDCSYDNNSTCHIILLRVYALDVDGPLPDELWNFTYLTNLNLAQNYLTGPIPASIGNLNRMQYLTLGINALSGTIPSELGLLTDLRSLSFGTNNFSGPLPSELGSLTRLSQIYMNSAGVSGPIPPSFANLRNMERVWASDNEFTGPIPDFIGSWSNLVQLRFQGNSFVGSIPASFSNLSLLNDLRISDVSNANGSSSLNFLRNMTSLSTLVLRNNNISGSIPSFLEGFGSLTLLDLSFNNLNGTIPEFLFNQSSLTNIFLGSNKLTGGLPLQKISSLRNIDLSYNELSGSFPSWISEENLQLNVVSNNFTFGDSNTTSALPSGLECLQRNFPCSRGQPIYSRFAVNCGGRSITSNDGIEYEADSEALGPATYYTSSTRRWAVSNAGLAVDNNAPEYISSTASQFTNTLDSELFQNVRLSAGDLRYYGLGLQNGNYTVRLQFAETINPAARTWQAVQRRVFDIYVQGSLAEKDFDLQRESGRVPLRAVTREFTAEVVENYMEIHLFWGGKGTCCVPAQAVYGPLISAISATPNFVPTVSDTPPGGKKNRTGLIVGIVVPVSVAALLFIFAFCYLSQKREKQTSIDDEEFLGIDAQTYTFSYAELRAATGDFDPSNKLGEGGFGPVYKGTLADGRLVAVKQLSVASHQGKSQFVAEIATISAVQHRNLVKLYGCCIEGVKRLLVYEYLENKSLDQILFGPSSGTSLFLDWKTRSDICMGVARGLAYLHEESRLRIVHRDVKASNILLDSDLVPKLSDFGLAKLYDDKQTHISTRVAGTIGYLAPEYAMRGHLTEKADVFSFGVVALEIVSGRLNSDTSLENERMYLLEWAWNLHENGKEIELVDPTLQEYEVDEVKRIIDIALLCTQASPGLRPMMSRVVAMLAGDIEVPSVTTRPGYLTDWTFSDATTFMTNTASSTSDVDAHLGSTATTTTTDVAAYSPVDPSKPMLNEIIGEGR from the exons ATGGCGGCTGTTCGGTGGCGGGTGGCGCTTTTGTTGGCTGTGTTCGCCGCTACCCAATTGGTGGATATTCATGCTCAAACTACAACTACAAACGCCACTACTGATCCTTCTGAAG CAAGTGGTCTGAACCGCATGTTTGCGCGATGGGGAATCTCGGCTACAGATGGTTGGAACATTAGCGGAGAGGTTTGCAGCGGTGTTGCCACTAATGCCACTGATGTTGAAACCAATAACATTAATCCCTCTATCAAGTGTGACTGCTCCTACGACAACAATTCCACTTGCCATATCATTCTCTT GCGCGTTTATGCCTTGGATGTTGATGGCCCGTTACCTGATGAACTCTGGAACTTCACTTATCTCACTAATCT AAACTTGGCTCAAAACTATTTGACAGGTCCGATTCCAGCTTCCATCGGAAATCTCAATCGCATGCAGTACTT GACCCTTGGCATAAATGCATTATCAGGGACGATTCCGAGTGAGCTTGGGCTGCTCACCGACCTCAGATCCTT GTCATTTGGCACAAACAATTTCTCTGGCCCTTTACCATCTGAGCTCGGGAGCTTAACACGGTTATCACAAAT ATACATGAATAGCGCTGGAGTTAGTGGTCCAATACCTCCATCATTCGCAAATCTACGCAACATGGAGAGAGT ATGGGCATCGGACAATGAATTCACAGGGCCAATACCTGACTTTATCGGAAGCTGGTCAAATCTTGTTCAACT GAGGTTTCAAGGAAATTCATTTGTAGGTTCAATACCAGCATCTTTCTCAAATTTAAGCTTGTTGAATGACTT GAGGATTAGTGATGTATCCAACGCCAATGGTAGCTCGTCCCTCAACTTCCTCCGAAACATGACCTCTCTATCGACCTT AGTGTTGAGGAACAACAATATTTCTGGTAGCATACCTTCATTTCTGGAGGGATTTGGGAGTTTGACACTTCt GGATTTGAGCTTCAACAATTTGAATGGCACAATTCCAGAGTTCCTTTTCAATCAGTCTTCTCTCACTAACAT ATTTCTTGGTAGTAACAAGTTAACTGGTGGACTACCGTTGCAAAAGATTTCGTCACTCAGGAACAT AGATTTATCATACAACGAATTGTCCGGAAGTTTTCCGTCTTGGATCAGTGAAGAGAACTTACAACT TAATGTGGTTTCCAACAACTTCACCTTTGGAGATTCTAACACTACCAG CGCTCTACCTTCTGGTTTAGAATGTCTCCAGAGGAATTTTCCGTGCAGTCGAGGACAGCCTATAT ATTCAAGGTTTGCAGTGAACTGTGGTGGTAGAAGTATTACATCTAATGATGGGATAGAGTATGAAGCAGACAGTGAGGCTCTCGGTCCAGCAACGTATTATACAAGCTCTACACGTAGATGGGCAGTTAGCAATGCCGGTTTGGCTGTTGACAACAATGCACCGGAATACATAAGCTCTACAGCATCTCAGTTCACCAATACTCTAGATTCGGAGCTCTTCCAAAATGTCCGTCTCTCTGCTGGTGACCTCAGATATTACGGCTTAGGCCTTCAAAACGGTAACTACACTGTAAGGCTCCAGTTTGCAGAGACGATCAACCCCGCTGCTAGAACTTGGCAGGCTGTTCAAAGGCGTGTTTTTGACATATACGTCCAG GGGAGTTTGGCGGAGAAGGATTTCGATTTGCAGAGAGAGAGTGGAAGGGTCCCTCTAAGAGCTGTGACACGGGAATTCACTGCAGAGGTAGTCGAAAACTATATGGAAATCCATCTCTTTTGGGGCGGAAAAGGGACCTGCTGTGTACCTGCTCAAGCTGTGTATGGACCCTTAATTTCTGCAATAAGTGCTACACCAA ATTTCGTTCCAACCGTTTCGGATACTCCTCCTGGTGGTAAAAAGAACCGGACCGGTCTGATTGTTGGCATTGTTGTTCCAGTTTCAGTTGCAGCTTTGCTTTTTATATTTGCATTTTGTTACTTATctcaaaaaagagaaaagcaAACGAGCATCGATGATGAAG AGTTTCTAGGGATCGATGCTCAAACTTACACGTTCAGTTACGCGGAACTTAGAGCTGCTACTGGCGACTTCGACCCTTCTAACAAGCTCGGAGAGGGAGGATTTGGACCTGTCTACAAG GGAACACTCGCAGATGGAAGACTAGTCGCGGTGAAACAGCTCTCAGTGGCATCACACCAAGGCAAGAGTCAGTTTGTAGCGGAGATTGCAACTATATCAGCCGTGCAGCATCGCAACCTTGTGAAATTGTACGGATGCTGCATTGAGGGAGTGAAGCGCCTCCTCGTCTATGAATATCTGGAGAACAAGAGCCTCGACCAGATACTATTTGGACCAAGCAGCGGTACGTCTCTGTTTCTTGACTGGAAAACACGTTCGGACATATGCATGGGGGTAGCAAGGGGCCTGGCCTACCTACACGAGGAATCTCGACTTCGGATTGTTCACAGAGATGTCAAGGCTAGCAACATTCTGCTCGATTCTGATCTCGTGCCTAAACTCTCTGACTTCGGATTGGCCAAATTGTACGATGACAAACAGACTCATATCAGCACTAGAGTCGCAGGCACAAT TGGTTATCTAGCGCCGGAATATGCCATGCGCGGCCATCTCACCGAGAAGGCTGACGTCTTCAGCTTTGGCGTCGTCGCTCTTGAAATCGTCAGCGGGAGGCTCAATTCCGACACAAGTTTGGAAAATGAGAGGATGTATCTTCTTGAATGG GCTTGGAACCTTCATGAAAACGGCAAGGAAATCGAGCTGGTGGACCCAACGTTGCAAGAATACGAGGTTGATGAAGTGAAAAGAATCATCGACATCGCCCTCCTATGCACGCAGGCGTCCCCGGGGCTAAGGCCGATGATGTCGCGTGTGGTGGCAATGCTTGCCGGGGACATTGAGGTGCCGTCTGTGACTACACGACCGGGCTATCTCACTGACTGGACGTTTAGCGATGCGACCACTTTCATGACCAACACTGCTAGCTCGACGTCGGATGTCGATGCTCATCTAGGTTCGACGGCTACGACTACGACTACAGATGTAGCAGCCTATTCACCTGTTGATCCTAGTAAACCGATGCTGAATGAGATCATTGGTGAGGGTAGATAG
- the LOC125188634 gene encoding probable LRR receptor-like serine/threonine-protein kinase At1g56140 isoform X2: MVGTLAERFAAVLPLMPLMLKPITLIPLSSVTAPTTTIPLAISFSCAFMPWMLMARYLMNSGTSLISLICPIPASIGNLNRMQYLTLGINALSGTIPSELGLLTDLRSLSFGTNNFSGPLPSELGSLTRLSQIYMNSAGVSGPIPPSFANLRNMERVWASDNEFTGPIPDFIGSWSNLVQLRFQGNSFVGSIPASFSNLSLLNDLRISDVSNANGSSSLNFLRNMTSLSTLVLRNNNISGSIPSFLEGFGSLTLLDLSFNNLNGTIPEFLFNQSSLTNIFLGSNKLTGGLPLQKISSLRNIDLSYNELSGSFPSWISEENLQLNVVSNNFTFGDSNTTSALPSGLECLQRNFPCSRGQPIYSRFAVNCGGRSITSNDGIEYEADSEALGPATYYTSSTRRWAVSNAGLAVDNNAPEYISSTASQFTNTLDSELFQNVRLSAGDLRYYGLGLQNGNYTVRLQFAETINPAARTWQAVQRRVFDIYVQGSLAEKDFDLQRESGRVPLRAVTREFTAEVVENYMEIHLFWGGKGTCCVPAQAVYGPLISAISATPNFVPTVSDTPPGGKKNRTGLIVGIVVPVSVAALLFIFAFCYLSQKREKQTSIDDEEFLGIDAQTYTFSYAELRAATGDFDPSNKLGEGGFGPVYKGTLADGRLVAVKQLSVASHQGKSQFVAEIATISAVQHRNLVKLYGCCIEGVKRLLVYEYLENKSLDQILFGPSSGTSLFLDWKTRSDICMGVARGLAYLHEESRLRIVHRDVKASNILLDSDLVPKLSDFGLAKLYDDKQTHISTRVAGTIGYLAPEYAMRGHLTEKADVFSFGVVALEIVSGRLNSDTSLENERMYLLEWAWNLHENGKEIELVDPTLQEYEVDEVKRIIDIALLCTQASPGLRPMMSRVVAMLAGDIEVPSVTTRPGYLTDWTFSDATTFMTNTASSTSDVDAHLGSTATTTTTDVAAYSPVDPSKPMLNEIIGEGR; the protein is encoded by the exons ATGGTTGGAACATTAGCGGAGAGGTTTGCAGCGGTGTTGCCACTAATGCCACTGATGTTGAAACCAATAACATTAATCCCTCTATCAAGTGTGACTGCTCCTACGACAACAATTCCACTTGCCATATCATTCTCTT GCGCGTTTATGCCTTGGATGTTGATGGCCCGTTACCTGATGAACTCTGGAACTTCACTTATCTCACTAATCT GTCCGATTCCAGCTTCCATCGGAAATCTCAATCGCATGCAGTACTT GACCCTTGGCATAAATGCATTATCAGGGACGATTCCGAGTGAGCTTGGGCTGCTCACCGACCTCAGATCCTT GTCATTTGGCACAAACAATTTCTCTGGCCCTTTACCATCTGAGCTCGGGAGCTTAACACGGTTATCACAAAT ATACATGAATAGCGCTGGAGTTAGTGGTCCAATACCTCCATCATTCGCAAATCTACGCAACATGGAGAGAGT ATGGGCATCGGACAATGAATTCACAGGGCCAATACCTGACTTTATCGGAAGCTGGTCAAATCTTGTTCAACT GAGGTTTCAAGGAAATTCATTTGTAGGTTCAATACCAGCATCTTTCTCAAATTTAAGCTTGTTGAATGACTT GAGGATTAGTGATGTATCCAACGCCAATGGTAGCTCGTCCCTCAACTTCCTCCGAAACATGACCTCTCTATCGACCTT AGTGTTGAGGAACAACAATATTTCTGGTAGCATACCTTCATTTCTGGAGGGATTTGGGAGTTTGACACTTCt GGATTTGAGCTTCAACAATTTGAATGGCACAATTCCAGAGTTCCTTTTCAATCAGTCTTCTCTCACTAACAT ATTTCTTGGTAGTAACAAGTTAACTGGTGGACTACCGTTGCAAAAGATTTCGTCACTCAGGAACAT AGATTTATCATACAACGAATTGTCCGGAAGTTTTCCGTCTTGGATCAGTGAAGAGAACTTACAACT TAATGTGGTTTCCAACAACTTCACCTTTGGAGATTCTAACACTACCAG CGCTCTACCTTCTGGTTTAGAATGTCTCCAGAGGAATTTTCCGTGCAGTCGAGGACAGCCTATAT ATTCAAGGTTTGCAGTGAACTGTGGTGGTAGAAGTATTACATCTAATGATGGGATAGAGTATGAAGCAGACAGTGAGGCTCTCGGTCCAGCAACGTATTATACAAGCTCTACACGTAGATGGGCAGTTAGCAATGCCGGTTTGGCTGTTGACAACAATGCACCGGAATACATAAGCTCTACAGCATCTCAGTTCACCAATACTCTAGATTCGGAGCTCTTCCAAAATGTCCGTCTCTCTGCTGGTGACCTCAGATATTACGGCTTAGGCCTTCAAAACGGTAACTACACTGTAAGGCTCCAGTTTGCAGAGACGATCAACCCCGCTGCTAGAACTTGGCAGGCTGTTCAAAGGCGTGTTTTTGACATATACGTCCAG GGGAGTTTGGCGGAGAAGGATTTCGATTTGCAGAGAGAGAGTGGAAGGGTCCCTCTAAGAGCTGTGACACGGGAATTCACTGCAGAGGTAGTCGAAAACTATATGGAAATCCATCTCTTTTGGGGCGGAAAAGGGACCTGCTGTGTACCTGCTCAAGCTGTGTATGGACCCTTAATTTCTGCAATAAGTGCTACACCAA ATTTCGTTCCAACCGTTTCGGATACTCCTCCTGGTGGTAAAAAGAACCGGACCGGTCTGATTGTTGGCATTGTTGTTCCAGTTTCAGTTGCAGCTTTGCTTTTTATATTTGCATTTTGTTACTTATctcaaaaaagagaaaagcaAACGAGCATCGATGATGAAG AGTTTCTAGGGATCGATGCTCAAACTTACACGTTCAGTTACGCGGAACTTAGAGCTGCTACTGGCGACTTCGACCCTTCTAACAAGCTCGGAGAGGGAGGATTTGGACCTGTCTACAAG GGAACACTCGCAGATGGAAGACTAGTCGCGGTGAAACAGCTCTCAGTGGCATCACACCAAGGCAAGAGTCAGTTTGTAGCGGAGATTGCAACTATATCAGCCGTGCAGCATCGCAACCTTGTGAAATTGTACGGATGCTGCATTGAGGGAGTGAAGCGCCTCCTCGTCTATGAATATCTGGAGAACAAGAGCCTCGACCAGATACTATTTGGACCAAGCAGCGGTACGTCTCTGTTTCTTGACTGGAAAACACGTTCGGACATATGCATGGGGGTAGCAAGGGGCCTGGCCTACCTACACGAGGAATCTCGACTTCGGATTGTTCACAGAGATGTCAAGGCTAGCAACATTCTGCTCGATTCTGATCTCGTGCCTAAACTCTCTGACTTCGGATTGGCCAAATTGTACGATGACAAACAGACTCATATCAGCACTAGAGTCGCAGGCACAAT TGGTTATCTAGCGCCGGAATATGCCATGCGCGGCCATCTCACCGAGAAGGCTGACGTCTTCAGCTTTGGCGTCGTCGCTCTTGAAATCGTCAGCGGGAGGCTCAATTCCGACACAAGTTTGGAAAATGAGAGGATGTATCTTCTTGAATGG GCTTGGAACCTTCATGAAAACGGCAAGGAAATCGAGCTGGTGGACCCAACGTTGCAAGAATACGAGGTTGATGAAGTGAAAAGAATCATCGACATCGCCCTCCTATGCACGCAGGCGTCCCCGGGGCTAAGGCCGATGATGTCGCGTGTGGTGGCAATGCTTGCCGGGGACATTGAGGTGCCGTCTGTGACTACACGACCGGGCTATCTCACTGACTGGACGTTTAGCGATGCGACCACTTTCATGACCAACACTGCTAGCTCGACGTCGGATGTCGATGCTCATCTAGGTTCGACGGCTACGACTACGACTACAGATGTAGCAGCCTATTCACCTGTTGATCCTAGTAAACCGATGCTGAATGAGATCATTGGTGAGGGTAGATAG